From the genome of Anopheles funestus chromosome 2RL, idAnoFuneDA-416_04, whole genome shotgun sequence:
GGCACCGGTTCCAAACGATAGCACCTGGGTTCAAATCCGATCCAGATCGtaagtggtaaaaataagtctagtaggccagaaatggccggcatgacgtCTAAGGTCGTatataaaaatagaacaacaCTTACAAGTGCACCCAATAGGGACTGTCTCTCCGAAGAGATTAGGTTCCCCTAGTTTTATGCTTTCTCGAATTCTCTctttcttacaaaaaaaaacactttacatAAACATAgaactcttgtttttttgtttgctcaagaatatctttttttgttttgtcttttgtaaaaaaaaacttgtaccTAAGTCATATATTTTAcctttaaaaatacttttttccgTTGatataaaatcaacaaaacaaaaactttgtatCAACCAGTAACATGCTAGTCCAATGaagcccccccaaaaaaaaaagaccaacgCTCTCTTGGGAAATCAAATTCGTGTCCAGTTCTGGTGACATTGGTAGAACATGGTGGAAAAACGTGACACGGCGTTAAATCATAAACTGTCGTGGGATTTAATTTCTGGGGGTGATTAACACCCACAACCGGATGTACCTAAACATGCCAAAAAGGATATGTCcatgttttaaattgtgataaaacatgaataatgtttgtatttgtatgtAGAAGACCTTGAATGTAGAATttgttaaacatattttgcttGTGTTAGCAATATGTAACAGAAGTAAAGTTGTTAATAAGCTGATTAAACGATTTCTCCTCTGCACTTTGCTACAAACGCAAGCAAGCATGATTATACTAATTGGTTGTCTTTTGCCAcgttttacccaaaaaaaaggtacaaattTCATTGGCATGAGAATATTTCCCACCGAGTCGATATTATCTGTAAATGTTCTGGGTGCTAATTATTATTGTCTCACTGTGTCGGTCGTCGAGCGGTCTCGTCATTGTAGCAGTCAGCAATTTGAACGAGCGTCTAAACACGAAAGCCATTTGGTGATGAGGAGAGCAATTTTCGGCTTCTGGTATGGTTACCTCCATTGCACGAAGGCTAATTGGTCCCGTATTACGATTCCCCGGGGTGAATATTTgcggtgtgtttgttttagcaATAACGTTCCGGGAAAAAGGTACACTTTAGTTCCAATGTTCTTTTGCTATCAAATGTTGCtgaaaatgattttgattTAGCATCCTCTGTTAGCAATAACTTTCTTGTTAAATTTGAAGGGTGTGTCTATTTTGCCAGCGACACATTTTCATGTTGTCgattattgattgattgattattgATATGGTAGATGATCAATCAATCTGCAtacaagttaaaaaaaaggcaaaatacaTCTTAAGTCCTTCTAGAGTTTCATATGGGTTTATATTGTAAATACTATGGACTTAATACTAAGAAGTATAATACTTTTGTCACATGAGTGCAGCAGTTGCACCACAGTTTAAGCCTTCTTGTGGTCATCTTCGTATCGCAGCTTAACCATCGCTATATCACTATCGTCGACGTCATGTTCACCATCGACCATATCGATGCCCTGATCGTCTTGATCGTCCTCGTTCGGGTGTCTTAGCTCGTCCGTTATCTGGCGCAACACCTTGCGAAACAGATGTGCATCCATGTTTTTGGCCAGATAGTACAGAAACAGCCACTCGGTAAATCGCAACCGCTTAGTAATGATCTCCACATCCTGTGGATTTAACCTTCCTGGACTGGCAAACGAGAGGATCAGTGCGGTGAATTTGTACGATCTGCACCAAGTGAAAAACGAGTTTTAGTTAGTATAGAACCTTAGAATGTATCCCTCCACTGTCTTCCTACCTGTTGTGAAGGACTAATGTTAGTATTCGCCATAATATCGCCAACACCGAGACACAAAACAGCACAACGTACCAAAACCAGAGAAAggtgaaaattttctcattaatAACGTTCagcgccattatgcacagggCGTCATGTTTCTGGATCGATCCAGTCGGTCCGTACTTGTAGAAGTGACACTTGGTCACCTTCGGAAAGACCGTATCGAGCACATCCATTTTGCCGGTAAAATCTTCCTCGATAAAAGCTGGCCCAAGGTTCCAAAATTTGCGCCCAAGAAAGATGTTGGTAAACACGATCTGCAGTATGCAGTTGAGCAGATTCAGCACCTCGCACAAGATGTGACGCGTGGCCCAATGTCGCTGGACCATAAAGTGGTTGGAGAATTCGCGCTTGACCGTGCGCAGCTTAGCATCCACGGTATCCCGTGACAGGAGCGTATACTTTGGCCCGATCGCGATGTTCGCTTTGGCCGTGTAGTGTTCGCTGAGGTGTGCCATGTGTAAGCCATCGACGAGATTCTTCAACCGACCACCTACAAGAGCGCGATAAGGAAAACGGAGGTCCAAGTAAGTGAGTGTGCACGGCGTGACTCATACGTGTGTGGCTCTGCTTGATACTGTTTGTCTGTTTCCTGTCGGAATGACGAAATTTGATTCGCCGACTGGTCCGACTTGCCACATACCTTCGTTCAAACGCCAGAGTAGATGTGGAGCATAGAACGTCAGTGCCTGCAGGAAGAGAATGAAGGGAACCCACTGGTAGTAGGCATGGTGCTTAACCGGATCTTCGGTGTACATCGGACCAACGCCTGGGTGCGGAAGTACTCCTTCCTGTATCAACGATTCGTTGTAGTGTCGTATGACGGTGAAGGTGGTGGTGAAGAAGCAGAATGTGTTGATGACATGCTCCGGTATAGAACCACCCGTAATACAGCGGATGTGCTCCCCAATGTACTGTCTGCGGCGAAACGAAGAGAAGCCGAGAACGGGGTTATTGAGACGTGTGAAACAGAGCCCACTAAACACTCGGAACTTCACCTGGATGTCACTAGCAGTGTGCACACTAGCAGCATAATAAACGTGGCCCGATAATGAAACTTAAACGCTAAATTATCGATCGTAACGAACTTGTACTTAAACTTAAGGTGTGGCGAAAGCACGGAAAACGTATTAAGCATCTTGACCCCGGGATCAGCTACTAACTACCGACCTGTTTTGATGCACACAATGGATTGGACGCAACGCAACGTCCAAAACTGGTCGGGGCTGCGAAGAAATGCCTCGGCGATGTCTCGACCAGCCTGATAAACTAAAGACTCTCGTGATGGGCGATAACGCGTTATCTTCGACCGTTGAAGGTGGTAATGGCCCTGAGGTACTTGTGTAGTGCGTGGGGGGATGGAGGTGTAGTGTCGTGACGCCGCAGTCCCGTTGTGCGCAACGGACTATCTACTGATAGATAGATGCGTTCACACTCAGTCGTTCAGGAGCCGGCGAAGAGGTATGGGAGGAAACGACAGGTGTGTCCCGTAATGATGAAGTGGAGTACACCTACACCTGGGGAcaacgtttttcttttaccactCGAGCCTATCGCTCGAGTCTTTTTAGTTCGATTGGTTATGCACTTGAACACTTCTTCTTGGTGGCGTTACTATCTACCTACTGTTGGACCATATATGCTTGCCATTTTCTGGCTTactggatagtcagttcttgctatGAGGGCCTATGACAGATAATGCCGATCTTGGTAACGATCCTGTCGTGTAAGATGAGCTCCACTACCACATAAACCACCGACTCCTCAGGATCTACTTATTACACACAGTGAGATGTGGTAAATGATCAAGTGATCTTCGTTAGTTGCAAACAGATCTAATTCCAATTTTAAGCGATTAATTAAATCAGGTTTATGGACATGATTGTCTCCACATTCGGATTCGGTTTCATTCTGCATCAGTTTAACGGTTAATCTGTGCAGGTTAAACGAAACCTGCTCAAGCGTAAATCCAGCAGTTCCGGTAATAAAAGCTTTATAGCATCTCGGAATGTAAATAAGTGGTGGCTCTCTTCTCTGGTAACAGAGAAAgtactttctctctctctctctctctctctctctctccatctctcggtctttctctctctatcgcgCGAGTTGGTATTCGCGTCCTTCATCAATCAGCTGTTGTTAGGATGTCCATCGGTCCTGCGCAGTCGTGTCCGCTACGATGGGATCTTAACGCCCTAACACGCTTGTTACTTCTGGCAAAGGAGGGCATGTACTGGAATCCTTATACCGTTTGACAGCTACGGAGTAgccttttttcttcgctcacCAAGCCCAAGTGGCCTCAGttttgggggagaaaaaaaatgtggcaAAATTCAGCACTTTCACCAACTCCGACCCAGCAGCATGGAGTGAAGGAATTGCGCAAGAATTAGGCGTGCGTGCTACACCCCCCCTCTCGCCGCAGGCCAAACAGTGTGACAGGACAGGCAGTGTTGCAGCTTGTGTaccccaacagcagcagcagcagcaggataCAAGGGGGAAAAATTGTGTTCTAGTAGGACCAGCAGCATCAGGCCAGCACCACGAACGACCTCTCGCGAAAGGACATCcacggggtgtgtgtgtgtgtgcgcgtgtgtgtgcggtggACGGAAAGTGCTATGCAGTGAAAAAGGTCGGGCCTGTTAGGTCGTACGCCTGTAAAAATGAAGTTAACACGAATGCTGCCCGCGTCCTGTATGCTGCTAAGCCTGATGATACCACAGGCCCTGCTCGCCCAGAAACCCACCGGCAGCGAAAGTCCTTCCTACTACAACATCGGGGGTGTGCTGAGCAATAACGAGAGTGAATCACACTTCGGTACCGTGATTGCGGTAAGTGTTATCTAACCAGTTCGTCGCCACCTTTCatccgttttttcttcttcttcttctttgcacCCGTGACAAGGATGACACAGGGACGCGCAGTGCGCCGAAAACCGTGCAATAGTGCGCGCTCGGTCATTGTTTGCACGGGGTGTTGTTTATCACGGGACTCGACcgggggggggagggtgggGCGAGGGGCATGTATCCCTTGTGCAGATCAATGTGTATGGTAAAATGTTTCCCTCTTTTTCGATCTTTTCCACGGCACGGTTTTCCAGCATCTGAACTTTGACCAACAGTATGTTCCACGCGGTACCACCTACTACGATAAGACGATTCGGATCGATAAAAATCCCATCAAAACAGCGCTCAATGTTTGTAAACACCTGATATCCCGAAGGGTAGGTGTATCCGTGGGTGGTTCCcatgcttttttcccccctgttGTTGCAGGACTATAAAGACTCCACTACTATAAAGAAGTTGCAATctaattaatatttgtttctcttttaatGATGCGTGCTTGCGTACTTGCGTACTTGCGtccgtgtgtgtctgtgtgcgtgtttgtgggGGGTGTGGACTAGGTGTATGCGGTAGTGGTATCGCACGAACCGACTGGCGATCTGTCCCCAGCGGCCGTCAGCTACACTAGCGGATTCTACCAAATACCAGTGATCGGGATCTCGTCGCGTGAGGCCGCCTTCTCTGATAAGAACATTCACGTGTCGTTCCTACGTACGGTGCCTCCGTATTACCACCAGGCGGACGTTTGGTTGGAAATTTTGAGTCACTTCGGCTACACTAAGGTACAGTACTGCCGACTGCCGAATGCTGACCCGTTGTTACGTTAAGTGTGGTTAATGTTCTTTCCCATCCCACCATCCCACCGTACGCGAATCTAGGTTATCATCATACACAGCTCCGATACGGATGGGCGAGCCGTTTTGGGCCGCTTCCAGACGACATCGCAGACAAACTATGACGACATCGATGTACGGGCAACGGTTGAATCGATCGTCGAATTTGAACCAAAATTGGATAGCTTTAGCTCCTATCTTATGGACATGAAAACAGCACAATCGCGTGTATATTTACTTTATGCGAGGTAATTG
Proteins encoded in this window:
- the LOC125764088 gene encoding innexin inx7 — translated: MLNTFSVLSPHLKFKYKFVTIDNLAFKFHYRATFIMLLVCTLLVTSRQYIGEHIRCITGGSIPEHVINTFCFFTTTFTVIRHYNESLIQEGVLPHPGVGPMYTEDPVKHHAYYQWVPFILFLQALTFYAPHLLWRLNEGGRLKNLVDGLHMAHLSEHYTAKANIAIGPKYTLLSRDTVDAKLRTVKREFSNHFMVQRHWATRHILCEVLNLLNCILQIVFTNIFLGRKFWNLGPAFIEEDFTGKMDVLDTVFPKVTKCHFYKYGPTGSIQKHDALCIMALNVINEKIFTFLWFWYVVLFCVSVLAILWRILTLVLHNRSYKFTALILSFASPGRLNPQDVEIITKRLRFTEWLFLYYLAKNMDAHLFRKVLRQITDELRHPNEDDQDDQGIDMVDGEHDVDDSDIAMVKLRYEDDHKKA